One Nocardia sp. BMG111209 DNA segment encodes these proteins:
- a CDS encoding non-ribosomal peptide synthetase, which produces MPFLHDLLVAQATKAPDDIAALYGDDAMTFAEIDAAADRVAAALVARGVRPGDRVGLHMLRSLTLVPAVFGLLRAGGVCVPIDPEDPVTRRATILEHSGVTVVLTERALRGSHDADEVEAEAAVSGAPLTRPVDLDDDAPAFAFYTSGSTGVPKGVVLTHRALLSGQQWLQSAFPLEPGRRQLLRTTLSITNLVREVFWPMLFGGTIVIVPPGAHKDPDRLVEMINEYDVAVVLVLPALLSGMLDNPAFAANTSLEYVFCSSDVMPGDLPERYFATGPGARLFNLYGLTEALYCTRFECLRGAAYDGFVPVGSAAELTPHILDDTLGPVPDGGTGELCMTGAGMSSGYSGLPELTAARFVDTVHGRTFRTGDLARRSADGRIELLGRMDDQVKIAGFRVELGEVEVRLRELPGVEDAVAVGQRGANGHQRLIAYLIGDGDTLTAAAIRERLSERLPDHMVPAAFVVVDAIPLTHNTKVDRRALMDLPGRQLAATESYTAPRTELETYLCGVWAEQLSVPEVGIHDNFFALGGDSIQGFLVSAKAHRDGVALSTTQVFDTPTVAETARYVATGPARAAAADPAGDTMSAAELAAVRRAAADPAGIENAYPLTPTQLGMLFHSLLDADSGVYFEQIVHALDGELDVAAYQRAWQQVADRHEILRVRIATRDLPRPMQVVQRGARPEWTTVDWSGRADWPDLLADHLGEDRRRGFDLDRAPLLRLTLVRLGTTTFELVISYHHLILDAWSLSVLLRDVLEIYRADRAGVPPQLAPARSFGDYVTFLERQDGTAARQYWAERLAEFGGPTVIGTSTRLGLSASAQELHAEARLDLGEQLTEQLLDYGRAHQLTLNSMVQAAWAIVLGGFGDRSDVCFGITVTHRPLALAGVEDIVGIFINTMPMRVRLEDDRAIGVWLQRIQHAQVAARAHDHYPLPSIQQHTDLPNGQLMFESLLVFENFPRRTGWTGRGGVDMRQERYVGWTNYPLAIEAVPEQQLYFRVTYDRACFDANLVDTVLAAFRDVLAAIATGGSGTVGDLVHRVAANRPQRPEPLREKAFPARGTAVRAPVATAPRTDREAALAAIWSEVLEVDEVDVGASFLALGGSSLAGMHLAGLARAAGFDVSVADLFRAELTVRDLANR; this is translated from the coding sequence GTGCCTTTCCTGCATGATCTGCTGGTCGCGCAGGCGACGAAGGCCCCGGACGATATCGCCGCACTGTACGGCGACGACGCCATGACGTTCGCCGAGATCGACGCTGCCGCGGATCGGGTGGCCGCCGCGCTCGTCGCCCGCGGGGTCCGGCCGGGCGACCGGGTGGGCCTGCACATGCTGCGCTCGCTCACGCTGGTTCCCGCCGTCTTCGGGCTGTTGCGTGCCGGTGGCGTCTGCGTGCCGATCGATCCGGAGGATCCGGTCACGCGCCGGGCCACGATCCTGGAACATTCCGGAGTCACTGTCGTACTCACCGAGCGCGCGTTACGCGGCTCCCACGACGCCGACGAGGTCGAGGCCGAGGCCGCGGTGTCCGGCGCGCCTCTTACCCGTCCGGTCGACCTGGACGACGACGCGCCCGCCTTCGCGTTCTACACCTCCGGGTCGACCGGAGTGCCCAAGGGCGTGGTGCTCACCCACCGTGCCCTGCTCAGTGGCCAGCAATGGCTGCAGTCCGCGTTCCCGCTCGAGCCCGGCCGGCGGCAACTGCTGCGCACCACCCTCAGCATCACCAACCTCGTTCGTGAGGTGTTCTGGCCGATGCTGTTCGGCGGCACGATCGTGATCGTGCCACCCGGTGCGCACAAGGATCCGGACCGCCTGGTCGAGATGATCAACGAATACGACGTCGCCGTGGTGCTGGTATTGCCCGCGCTGCTGTCCGGGATGCTCGACAATCCGGCGTTCGCCGCCAATACGTCACTCGAGTACGTGTTCTGCAGCAGCGACGTCATGCCGGGCGATCTGCCGGAACGGTATTTCGCGACCGGTCCCGGCGCGCGGCTGTTCAACCTCTACGGCCTCACCGAGGCATTGTACTGCACCCGGTTCGAATGTCTGCGCGGCGCCGCGTACGACGGCTTCGTACCGGTGGGTTCCGCCGCCGAGCTGACCCCGCACATCCTCGACGACACGCTGGGGCCGGTCCCGGACGGCGGGACCGGCGAGCTGTGCATGACCGGCGCCGGGATGTCGTCGGGCTACAGCGGGCTGCCGGAACTCACCGCGGCCCGGTTCGTCGACACCGTCCACGGCAGGACGTTTCGTACCGGGGACCTGGCTCGCCGCTCCGCGGACGGCCGGATCGAACTGCTCGGCCGGATGGACGATCAGGTGAAGATCGCCGGCTTCCGGGTGGAGCTGGGCGAGGTCGAGGTCCGGCTGCGCGAGCTTCCCGGCGTCGAGGACGCGGTCGCGGTGGGACAGCGCGGCGCGAACGGGCACCAGCGGCTGATCGCCTATCTGATCGGCGACGGCGACACGCTGACCGCGGCGGCGATCCGCGAGCGGCTGTCCGAGCGGCTCCCCGACCATATGGTTCCGGCGGCGTTCGTGGTGGTCGACGCGATTCCGTTGACCCACAACACGAAAGTCGATCGCCGCGCCCTCATGGATTTGCCGGGCCGGCAGCTGGCGGCCACCGAGTCCTACACCGCGCCGCGCACCGAACTCGAAACCTACCTGTGCGGGGTATGGGCCGAACAACTGTCGGTACCCGAGGTGGGTATCCACGACAATTTCTTCGCCCTCGGCGGTGACTCGATCCAGGGCTTCCTGGTCTCCGCGAAGGCTCATCGGGACGGCGTCGCGCTGAGTACGACCCAGGTGTTCGACACACCGACCGTCGCGGAAACGGCGCGATATGTCGCGACCGGTCCGGCGCGCGCCGCGGCCGCAGATCCGGCCGGTGACACGATGTCCGCCGCGGAACTCGCCGCGGTACGGCGCGCGGCCGCCGATCCGGCCGGCATCGAGAACGCGTACCCGCTCACCCCGACACAGCTGGGCATGCTGTTCCATTCGCTGCTCGACGCCGATTCGGGGGTCTACTTCGAGCAGATCGTCCATGCCCTCGACGGCGAACTCGACGTCGCCGCCTACCAGCGCGCGTGGCAGCAGGTCGCCGACCGGCACGAGATCCTGCGGGTACGGATCGCCACCCGCGACCTGCCCCGGCCGATGCAGGTGGTTCAGCGTGGCGCACGGCCGGAATGGACGACCGTCGACTGGTCCGGCCGTGCGGACTGGCCGGATCTGCTGGCGGATCATCTCGGCGAGGACCGGCGCCGCGGATTCGACCTCGACCGGGCGCCGCTGTTGCGGTTGACGCTGGTCCGGCTCGGCACGACGACGTTCGAGCTGGTGATCAGCTATCACCATCTGATCCTCGATGCCTGGTCGTTGTCGGTGCTGTTACGCGACGTCCTCGAGATCTACCGGGCCGACCGGGCGGGCGTGCCACCGCAGTTGGCGCCGGCACGCTCGTTCGGTGATTACGTGACTTTCCTGGAACGGCAGGACGGCACCGCGGCGCGGCAGTACTGGGCCGAGCGCCTGGCCGAATTCGGCGGGCCGACCGTCATCGGCACGTCCACCCGGCTCGGACTGTCGGCGAGCGCGCAGGAGTTGCATGCCGAGGCCCGGCTCGATCTGGGCGAACAGCTCACCGAACAGCTGCTCGACTACGGGCGCGCACATCAGCTGACGCTGAACTCGATGGTGCAGGCGGCGTGGGCGATCGTGCTCGGCGGATTCGGCGACCGATCCGATGTGTGTTTCGGTATCACCGTCACCCACCGGCCGCTCGCCCTGGCCGGCGTCGAGGACATCGTCGGAATCTTCATCAACACGATGCCGATGCGGGTCCGGCTGGAGGACGACCGGGCGATCGGGGTCTGGCTCCAGCGAATTCAGCACGCGCAGGTCGCCGCCCGTGCTCACGACCATTACCCGCTGCCCTCGATCCAGCAGCATACGGACCTGCCGAACGGGCAGCTCATGTTCGAGTCGTTGCTCGTCTTCGAGAACTTCCCCCGCCGCACCGGGTGGACCGGCCGCGGCGGTGTGGACATGCGCCAGGAACGCTACGTCGGCTGGACCAACTATCCCCTGGCGATCGAAGCCGTTCCGGAACAACAGCTCTACTTCCGGGTCACCTACGACCGGGCCTGCTTCGACGCGAATCTGGTGGACACGGTGCTCGCGGCATTTCGTGATGTGCTGGCGGCGATCGCGACCGGCGGGTCCGGCACGGTCGGCGACCTCGTGCACCGGGTCGCCGCGAACCGGCCGCAACGGCCGGAACCCCTGCGCGAGAAGGCTTTTCCCGCACGAGGCACCGCCGTCCGCGCGCCGGTGGCCACTGCGCCACGGACCGATCGCGAGGCCGCGCTCGCCGCGATCTGGTCCGAGGTGCTGGAGGTGGACGAGGTCGACGTCGGCGCCTCGTTTCTCGCGCTCGGCGGAAGTTCGCTCGCCGGAATGCATCTCGCCGGGCTGGCCAGGGCCGCCGGGTTCGACGTGAGTGTCGCGGACCTGTTCCGCGCCGAACTCACCGTGCGCGATCTGGCGAACCGATGA
- a CDS encoding cupin domain-containing protein encodes MTGLAFQRRADAAVRQEHGCEVRRILPWGHTGPSDTGMGVCAVAPGTVSTPHRHVDHEQFYVVRGHGRVHVDDESLEIGPGDAFVVGSRQLHFFENCSATDILELISVWSQGPLGGAS; translated from the coding sequence ATGACCGGCCTCGCTTTCCAACGGCGCGCGGATGCCGCGGTGCGGCAGGAGCACGGGTGCGAGGTCCGCCGCATCCTGCCCTGGGGGCACACCGGCCCGTCCGACACCGGAATGGGTGTGTGCGCGGTGGCGCCGGGCACGGTCAGCACGCCCCACCGCCACGTCGACCACGAGCAGTTCTATGTGGTGCGCGGACACGGCCGGGTCCATGTCGACGACGAGAGTCTCGAGATCGGTCCCGGCGACGCCTTCGTGGTCGGCTCCCGGCAGCTCCATTTCTTCGAAAACTGTTCGGCCACAGACATACTCGAGCTCATCTCGGTGTGGTCGCAGGGTCCGCTGGGCGGCGCCTCGTGA
- a CDS encoding class I tRNA ligase family protein yields MTGFLVTATPPTPNGDLHVGHVAGPYLGADVFTRAQRMLGHTVKYVSGVDDHQTYVVTTAQGLGREPGEFAAHCGADIRETLRVAGIDMDVLRTPDAAYRADVAGFFAELYDKGALARREWVFRYEPDTGRHRLEAFAPGYCRTCLATVCGTVCELCGHPGGPGPLYGEDGTVARTVPILVLPLEDYRERFVRFYTDRRDTVRPHVLRFVTEMLSRPLPDFPITYPADWGIPVTLDGYGGQVFNAWAEMLPGLVRSATDVWRAGSGYELVQFLGYDNTFYFSLAHLALTFAHGGLILPTAIVTNEFYHLDGAKFSTSRRHVIGARDLVVRHGADDARFYLALTNPELQTSDFSDAQFRHTVRTRLHDPLNAIAAALEPLSGRPVPGTAYPLLDGYRDRMRQAYSLPDFSIRRAAETTANLLALLAERTCAEPALGVHGLRAIAVWAAPLVPELAARIAAQYADPHTVPSTTAIRGEAHRPHIRSEHHDTRRHCAEER; encoded by the coding sequence GTGACCGGATTCCTCGTCACCGCCACCCCGCCGACGCCCAACGGCGATCTGCATGTCGGTCATGTGGCCGGTCCGTATCTCGGCGCGGACGTGTTCACCCGGGCGCAGCGCATGCTCGGCCACACCGTGAAATATGTGTCCGGCGTGGACGATCACCAGACCTATGTGGTGACCACCGCACAGGGACTGGGCCGGGAACCTGGTGAGTTCGCCGCGCACTGCGGTGCCGACATCCGGGAAACTCTGCGGGTCGCCGGCATCGACATGGACGTGCTGCGGACCCCCGACGCCGCGTACCGGGCCGACGTCGCCGGGTTTTTCGCCGAACTGTACGACAAAGGCGCACTTGCCCGGCGCGAGTGGGTTTTTCGCTACGAACCGGACACCGGTCGCCACCGGCTGGAGGCCTTCGCGCCGGGATACTGCCGGACCTGCCTGGCGACCGTGTGCGGGACCGTCTGCGAACTGTGCGGACACCCCGGCGGCCCGGGGCCGCTCTACGGCGAGGACGGCACCGTCGCCCGGACCGTGCCGATTCTCGTTCTCCCACTGGAGGATTACCGCGAGCGGTTCGTGCGGTTCTACACCGATCGGCGCGACACCGTGCGCCCGCACGTACTGCGGTTCGTCACGGAGATGCTGTCCCGGCCGCTACCCGACTTCCCGATCACCTATCCCGCGGACTGGGGAATCCCGGTGACCCTCGACGGCTACGGCGGGCAGGTGTTCAATGCCTGGGCGGAGATGCTGCCCGGCCTGGTGCGTTCGGCCACCGACGTGTGGCGGGCCGGTTCCGGCTACGAACTGGTGCAATTCCTGGGCTACGACAATACGTTCTATTTCTCGCTCGCCCACCTCGCGCTGACCTTCGCGCACGGCGGCCTGATCCTCCCCACGGCCATCGTGACCAACGAGTTCTATCACCTCGACGGCGCCAAATTCTCCACCAGTCGCCGGCATGTGATCGGGGCACGCGATCTGGTCGTCCGGCACGGCGCCGACGACGCGCGCTTCTACCTGGCCCTGACCAACCCCGAACTACAGACCTCGGACTTCTCCGACGCGCAGTTCCGGCACACCGTGCGCACCCGGTTGCACGACCCGCTGAACGCGATCGCCGCGGCGCTCGAACCGCTGTCCGGCCGTCCGGTCCCGGGCACCGCGTACCCGCTGCTCGACGGCTACCGCGACCGGATGCGGCAGGCGTATTCGCTACCGGACTTCAGCATCCGCCGAGCGGCGGAAACCACGGCGAATCTGCTGGCACTGCTGGCCGAACGAACCTGTGCCGAACCGGCATTGGGCGTGCACGGCCTGCGTGCCATCGCGGTGTGGGCCGCGCCGCTCGTACCGGAATTGGCCGCCCGGATCGCCGCGCAGTACGCGGACCCGCACACCGTTCCCAGTACCACGGCCATCCGCGGCGAGGCGCATCGGCCGCACATTCGATCGGAGCATCATGACACGCGACGCCACTGCGCGGAAGAACGGTGA
- the lysA gene encoding diaminopimelate decarboxylase, producing MTRDATARKNGEQERISGPDDRRSGLPCTGDRIAELSAAHGTPLWVYDAGRIRSHIESLRRFDVIRYMQKACSNIHILRLMRSEGVHVTVVSAGELDRALTAGYRVDGPDRPIVLTADLLDRPTLRTVVELGVPVNAGSPHMLSQIGRLAPGHPVWIRINPGFGHGPGRRTSAGGAQSKHGIWHEQLAENLALIDRYDLDLIGLHMHVGSSADHGHLAKVCDAMVKLVLAHQRPIHAISAGGGLPVPYQPGDPVADVDHCFRLWDTARREIAAAIGRPVRLEIEPGRYLVASSGALITEVRAHKPVGGNHFVLVDAGFNDLVRPAMYGSTHRVSAFGPDGLPRTGFARETVLAGALCESGDVFTQDPAHEVRPVSLPATDIGDLVVFHDAGAYGASMSSTYNSRPLAPEVLIDRGVPRLIRRRQTIEDLLALEM from the coding sequence ATGACACGCGACGCCACTGCGCGGAAGAACGGTGAGCAGGAACGGATTTCCGGTCCGGACGATCGGAGATCGGGGCTACCGTGTACCGGCGACCGGATCGCCGAACTCTCCGCGGCGCACGGTACCCCGCTGTGGGTCTACGACGCCGGCCGTATTCGCTCGCACATCGAATCGCTGCGCCGGTTCGACGTGATCCGCTACATGCAGAAGGCCTGCTCGAATATCCACATACTGCGCTTGATGCGATCCGAGGGCGTACACGTCACGGTGGTTTCGGCCGGGGAGCTGGATCGGGCACTGACCGCGGGCTACCGCGTCGACGGTCCGGACCGGCCGATCGTCCTCACCGCCGACCTGCTCGACCGGCCGACCCTGCGCACCGTCGTCGAGCTGGGTGTGCCGGTGAACGCCGGCTCGCCACACATGCTGTCGCAGATCGGCCGGCTCGCGCCCGGACATCCGGTGTGGATCCGTATCAATCCCGGATTCGGGCACGGCCCCGGCCGCCGGACCAGCGCCGGCGGCGCGCAGAGCAAGCACGGCATCTGGCACGAGCAATTGGCCGAGAACCTGGCTCTGATCGACCGATACGACCTCGATCTGATCGGCCTGCACATGCACGTCGGGTCGAGCGCGGACCACGGACACCTGGCGAAGGTCTGCGACGCGATGGTGAAACTGGTTCTGGCACACCAGCGCCCGATTCACGCCATCTCCGCCGGCGGCGGCCTGCCGGTCCCCTACCAACCCGGAGACCCCGTGGCGGACGTCGACCACTGTTTCCGGCTCTGGGATACCGCACGGCGGGAAATCGCCGCCGCGATCGGTCGTCCGGTGCGGCTGGAGATCGAACCCGGACGGTATCTGGTGGCGTCCTCGGGTGCATTGATCACCGAGGTCCGGGCGCACAAACCGGTGGGCGGCAACCATTTCGTGCTCGTGGACGCCGGATTCAACGACCTCGTGCGGCCCGCCATGTACGGCAGCACACATCGGGTCTCCGCCTTCGGTCCCGACGGCCTCCCGCGCACCGGATTCGCTCGCGAAACCGTTCTGGCCGGCGCGCTGTGCGAATCCGGCGACGTCTTCACCCAGGACCCGGCGCACGAGGTCCGGCCGGTGTCGTTGCCCGCGACCGATATCGGGGATCTGGTCGTCTTCCACGACGCCGGCGCGTACGGAGCCAGCATGTCCTCCACCTACAACTCACGGCCCCTCGCACCCGAAGTCCTCATCGACCGCGGGGTTCCTCGACTGATCCGCCGCCGGCAGACGATCGAGGACCTGCTCGCCCTGGAAATGTGA
- a CDS encoding SidA/IucD/PvdA family monooxygenase: MRTLTVIGAGPKAVAVAAKAHVLRSLGYAAPTVRALDHRGVGGHWLPGGGWTDGRRRLDTSPEKDIGFPYRSAPADGVSAEINTRMQRFSWHSYLIEHGGYAEWVDRGRPTPRHDTWAHYLRWVARRVDLELVEAEVVSVSVSTDHRRWQLTARTTTTEEELDADTVMITGPGPATAVLVPNQPRVLSVSTFWQLAATRSLPAADRIAVLGGGETAAAVVDVLATRHDGAGIVVVSPNATLYTRGESYFESTLYSDPSGWAELPPDERLELIRHTDRSVFSARVQQSLLPDDRIRHLPGRVRHADAGPDSVLLSVQEVGGRSTAHLFDLVVDAAGGDPLWFLALFSAEARDLLESSAGAPIDEPGLRATIGPDLAVTGLTPMLFLPNLAGFSQGPGFPNLGCLGLLSDRVIDAVRAAPALLPDQAGLP; this comes from the coding sequence ATGCGGACTCTCACCGTGATCGGTGCCGGTCCCAAAGCCGTTGCGGTGGCGGCGAAAGCACACGTCCTGCGGAGCCTCGGCTACGCCGCCCCCACCGTGCGCGCGCTCGATCACCGTGGCGTGGGCGGACATTGGCTGCCCGGCGGCGGGTGGACCGATGGTCGTCGGCGCTTGGACACCAGCCCGGAGAAGGACATCGGATTCCCGTACCGCAGCGCACCGGCGGACGGGGTGAGCGCCGAGATCAACACGCGGATGCAGCGTTTCAGCTGGCACAGCTATCTCATCGAACACGGCGGCTATGCCGAATGGGTCGACCGCGGCCGTCCGACGCCGCGCCACGACACCTGGGCGCACTATCTGCGGTGGGTCGCGCGACGGGTCGATCTCGAACTCGTCGAGGCCGAGGTGGTGTCGGTGTCGGTGTCGACCGATCACCGGCGCTGGCAGCTGACGGCGCGGACCACCACCACCGAAGAGGAACTCGATGCCGACACGGTCATGATCACCGGGCCGGGGCCGGCCACCGCGGTGCTGGTCCCGAATCAGCCACGGGTGCTGAGTGTTTCGACATTCTGGCAGTTGGCCGCCACCCGCTCCCTGCCCGCCGCGGACCGGATCGCCGTCCTCGGCGGAGGGGAAACCGCCGCCGCCGTGGTCGATGTCCTGGCCACCCGGCACGACGGCGCCGGCATCGTCGTGGTGTCGCCGAACGCGACCCTGTACACGCGCGGTGAGAGCTACTTCGAGAGCACCCTCTACAGCGATCCCTCCGGGTGGGCCGAACTGCCTCCGGACGAGCGCCTCGAACTGATCCGGCACACCGACCGCAGCGTGTTCTCCGCGCGCGTCCAGCAGTCGCTGTTACCCGACGACCGGATCCGGCACCTTCCGGGCCGGGTCCGGCACGCCGACGCCGGCCCGGACTCGGTGCTGCTGTCGGTCCAGGAGGTCGGCGGCCGATCGACCGCACACCTCTTCGACCTGGTCGTGGATGCGGCAGGCGGTGATCCGCTGTGGTTCCTCGCGCTGTTCAGCGCCGAGGCACGGGACCTGCTGGAGTCGTCGGCGGGCGCACCGATCGACGAGCCCGGGCTGCGCGCCACCATCGGCCCCGACCTCGCGGTCACCGGCCTGACACCGATGCTGTTCCTGCCCAACCTCGCCGGCTTCAGCCAGGGGCCGGGTTTCCCGAACCTGGGTTGCCTGGGCCTGCTGTCGGATCGGGTGATCGACGCCGTGCGCGCCGCTCCGGCCCTGCTCCCCGACCAGGCAGGTCTGCCCTGA
- a CDS encoding MerR family transcriptional regulator: MNIGELSRRTGASVRALRYYEECGLLAPERRPNGYREFDEPAVIAVRRIRILLSASLPTSVIAEILPCVVDETVVLAGTCPELRDGLARERNRITSEIDAMVEARDILDSLIGRPMVS, translated from the coding sequence GTGAACATCGGTGAGCTGTCGCGTCGTACCGGCGCGAGCGTGCGGGCACTGCGGTACTACGAGGAATGCGGCCTGCTGGCGCCCGAACGCCGCCCCAACGGATATCGGGAATTCGACGAACCCGCGGTCATCGCCGTTCGCCGCATCCGAATCCTGTTGTCGGCGAGCCTGCCGACGTCGGTGATCGCCGAGATCCTGCCGTGCGTCGTCGACGAAACCGTCGTGCTGGCCGGAACATGTCCCGAACTGCGCGACGGGCTGGCCCGCGAACGGAACCGGATCACGTCCGAGATCGACGCGATGGTCGAGGCCCGCGACATTCTGGATTCGCTGATCGGCCGCCCGATGGTGTCCTGA
- a CDS encoding NAD(P)-dependent oxidoreductase, producing the protein MTNIDPPSRRSVSVLGLGPMGRALATALLAAGHPTTVWNRTPGRADTLAAQGVRVAGTVDEAIHSTDLTIVCLRDYDAVVGLLGERDRGGRTLINLTSGEPAQARRLAESAGAQGITYLDGAILSPTPLIGTPAATVLYSGPPEAFAAVRGDVEVIGSAVYLGADIGRANAYDIALLDLFATAVHGVAHAFALASAEGIRARDLAPFATGIGGILPEMITRFADRIDAGEHPGERSTIASAHASVRHVIAAAKRHGIDTGALDAARAVIGRSIAAGHADAGLSRLAVTLRIPQPRG; encoded by the coding sequence ATGACGAATATCGACCCGCCTTCCCGCCGCTCCGTCAGCGTGCTCGGCCTCGGCCCGATGGGCCGGGCCCTCGCGACCGCGCTGCTCGCCGCGGGGCATCCGACCACCGTGTGGAACCGCACGCCGGGCCGAGCCGATACCCTTGCCGCACAAGGTGTCCGGGTTGCGGGCACGGTCGACGAGGCGATCCACAGCACCGATCTGACGATCGTGTGCCTGCGCGACTACGACGCGGTCGTCGGCCTGCTCGGCGAGCGGGACCGCGGTGGCCGCACGCTGATCAACCTCACCAGCGGGGAGCCCGCCCAGGCCCGTCGTCTCGCCGAATCGGCTGGGGCACAGGGCATTACCTATCTCGACGGCGCCATCCTCAGCCCGACGCCGCTGATCGGCACCCCGGCGGCGACCGTGCTCTACAGTGGCCCTCCCGAGGCGTTCGCGGCCGTGCGAGGGGATGTCGAGGTGATCGGTTCGGCCGTATATCTCGGCGCGGACATCGGTCGTGCGAATGCCTATGACATTGCGCTGCTGGATCTTTTCGCCACTGCCGTACACGGCGTCGCGCATGCCTTCGCACTCGCGTCCGCCGAGGGGATTCGCGCGCGGGACCTGGCGCCGTTCGCCACCGGCATCGGTGGCATCCTGCCCGAGATGATCACCCGATTCGCGGACCGGATCGACGCCGGGGAACATCCCGGGGAACGCTCCACCATCGCCTCGGCCCATGCGAGCGTCCGCCATGTCATCGCCGCCGCGAAGCGACACGGCATCGACACGGGCGCGCTCGACGCGGCACGAGCGGTGATCGGCAGGTCGATCGCCGCAGGCCACGCCGACGCGGGTCTGAGCAGATTGGCTGTGACACTGCGGATCCCGCAGCCTCGCGGGTGA
- a CDS encoding ferredoxin produces MKINIDAARCEGHALCATIAPGIFEVGNDDLATVIDPAPDPSSWRTVRAAVDACPTLAISISENGDDR; encoded by the coding sequence ATGAAGATCAATATCGATGCGGCCCGGTGCGAAGGCCACGCCCTGTGCGCAACCATCGCCCCCGGCATTTTCGAGGTCGGCAACGACGACCTGGCCACCGTGATCGACCCGGCGCCGGACCCGAGCTCCTGGCGGACCGTCCGCGCCGCGGTCGACGCGTGTCCCACACTCGCGATATCGATCTCGGAGAACGGCGACGACCGCTGA
- a CDS encoding SDR family NAD(P)-dependent oxidoreductase: protein MNSRVAIVTGAASGIGLAISRKLVEGSHAVALFDRQGEAVRKAAAELAFAGGRTTAFEVDVTDRTAVDAAVRAVRSEYGPVEIVVTSAGIEEFTPFTEITTEQWDRVLAVNLGGTFSCIQASVPDMIESGWGRIVTISSSSAQSGARNMAHYVASKGAVIGLTKALAAELSPKGITVNSIPPSIIDTPMAHQATAAGFFPGIEAVIPATPVRRAGTPDDVAAACAFLCSDSAGFITGQLIGVNGGLYI, encoded by the coding sequence ATGAATTCCAGAGTAGCCATCGTCACCGGAGCCGCCTCGGGCATCGGCCTGGCGATCTCGCGCAAACTGGTCGAAGGGTCGCACGCCGTCGCATTGTTCGACCGGCAGGGTGAGGCCGTGCGGAAGGCCGCGGCCGAACTCGCCTTCGCCGGCGGCCGCACGACGGCCTTCGAGGTCGACGTGACCGACCGGACCGCCGTCGACGCCGCGGTCCGTGCGGTCCGATCGGAGTACGGCCCGGTGGAGATCGTCGTCACCAGCGCCGGAATCGAGGAGTTCACGCCGTTCACCGAGATCACGACCGAGCAGTGGGACCGGGTGCTCGCGGTCAATCTCGGCGGCACCTTTTCCTGCATTCAGGCGAGCGTCCCCGACATGATCGAGAGCGGATGGGGGCGGATCGTCACGATCTCCTCGTCGAGCGCACAATCCGGGGCCCGCAACATGGCCCACTACGTGGCGTCCAAGGGTGCGGTCATCGGACTCACGAAAGCCCTCGCCGCCGAACTGTCGCCGAAAGGCATCACGGTCAACAGCATTCCGCCGTCGATCATCGATACGCCGATGGCGCACCAGGCCACCGCCGCCGGCTTCTTTCCCGGCATCGAGGCCGTCATCCCGGCGACACCGGTCCGGCGGGCCGGCACCCCCGACGACGTCGCGGCCGCCTGCGCCTTCTTGTGTTCCGACAGTGCGGGTTTCATCACCGGCCAACTGATCGGCGTCAACGGCGGTCTCTACATCTGA